The Staphylococcus sp. KG4-3 genome has a window encoding:
- a CDS encoding Cof-type HAD-IIB family hydrolase — protein sequence MIKAIAVDMDGTFLNSNKTYDEHRFDKIFKQLKAQNIKFIAASGNQYAKLKSIFGERDMFFVAENGAVIYEGDILYDYQAFDREFYQEIIDYLNVEREIDNLIVCGLNSAYILKDNNDAFKKDAHFYYRELKEIDNFQDLPEDEYVKIALNINRESHPTLDEDLSTKFSENLKLVSSGRDSIDLIIPGMTKGSALERLLKHWQLDAEDLMAFGDANNDLDMLQLAKHSYVMANSEDETLFEIANYVAPSHDEQGVLTTIEEQVLQPLN from the coding sequence ATGATAAAAGCAATCGCAGTTGATATGGATGGTACATTTTTAAATTCAAACAAAACGTATGACGAGCATAGATTTGATAAGATATTTAAGCAACTTAAAGCTCAAAATATTAAATTTATAGCAGCAAGTGGTAATCAATATGCAAAATTAAAATCGATATTTGGTGAACGTGACATGTTCTTTGTAGCTGAAAATGGTGCTGTTATTTATGAAGGGGATATATTATACGACTATCAAGCGTTTGATAGAGAGTTTTACCAAGAAATTATTGACTATTTAAATGTTGAACGTGAAATTGATAATTTAATTGTTTGTGGTCTAAACAGCGCTTATATTTTAAAGGATAACAACGATGCATTTAAAAAAGACGCTCACTTCTACTATCGCGAACTAAAAGAGATAGATAACTTTCAAGATTTACCGGAAGATGAATATGTAAAAATCGCGCTTAATATCAATAGAGAATCTCATCCTACATTAGATGAAGACTTAAGTACAAAATTCAGTGAAAATTTAAAGTTAGTATCTAGCGGCCGTGATAGTATTGATTTAATTATACCAGGAATGACTAAAGGTAGTGCTTTAGAGAGACTTTTAAAACATTGGCAATTAGATGCAGAAGATTTGATGGCTTTTGGTGATGCTAATAATGATTTAGACATGTTGCAATTAGCCAAACATAGCTACGTCATGGCAAATAGTGAAGATGAAACATTATTTGAAATTGCTAATTATGTGGCACCGTCTCATGATGAACAGGGTGTGCTAACAACTATTGAGGAACAAGTACTTCAGCCACTAAATTAA
- a CDS encoding NAD(P)H-dependent oxidoreductase has protein sequence MSTLVVVAHPDINNSTVNKAWRDELSQHEELVTVHEIYPEYPHGQIDIEKEQKLFEAHDHIIFQYPLYWYSCPPLLKQYLDEVFTYGWAYGSQGNALEGKQIGLAISIGAVPEAYTPEGNVQFTIEELISPMIATTRFVKANYVGAHKLYSAFTITPSQLAENTQSYLEFIKQI, from the coding sequence ATGTCTACATTAGTTGTAGTTGCGCATCCAGATATTAATAATTCAACTGTTAATAAAGCATGGAGAGATGAATTATCTCAACATGAGGAATTAGTAACCGTTCATGAGATTTATCCAGAATACCCACACGGTCAGATTGATATTGAAAAGGAACAAAAATTGTTCGAAGCACATGATCATATTATTTTTCAATATCCATTATATTGGTATAGCTGTCCACCATTATTAAAACAATATTTAGATGAAGTATTTACCTATGGCTGGGCGTATGGCTCACAAGGAAATGCGTTAGAAGGAAAGCAAATTGGATTAGCAATTTCAATCGGGGCCGTACCAGAAGCTTATACACCTGAAGGTAACGTCCAGTTTACAATAGAGGAATTAATTAGTCCTATGATTGCGACAACGCGTTTCGTAAAAGCAAACTATGTAGGTGCACATAAATTATATAGCGCATTTACGATTACACCGAGTCAATTAGCAGAAAATACACAATCATACTTAGAATTTATTAAACAAATATAA
- a CDS encoding sodium:solute symporter codes for MQQVGFGAWNWVAVIAYLVVMLLIGAYFTKRASQNTDSFFTASGRLPSWAVGFSIYATTLSAITFMSTPEKAFLTDWSYIAGNIAIVAIIPLLIYFYVPFFKKLKVTSAYEYLEARFGPSVRVIGSLLFVFFHLGRVAIVIYLPTLAITAVSDMNPYVVASLVGILCILYTFLGGFEGVVWSDFIQGVILLGGAAAIIILGVMHIQGGMGTVVSDALEHKKVISVDNWKFNTAAAAIPIIFLGNIFNNLHQYTASQDVVQRYQASESMKETKKSLWMNGALALISAPLFYGMGTMLYSFYNHESSLPEGFNTSSIVPYFILTEMPPFIAGLLIAAIFAAAQSTISSSLNSISACLSVDIKHRFFGKGEEKDEVRTARWIIIISGLFGFGMSIYLIASDSNDLWDLFLLITGLVGVPLAGVFAVGIFTRRTNTFGVIVGLILGIIFAYIFNGMGGGNSPFFVSIISFGVAFICSYIISIIIPGEQKDIKGLTIYDIKESTNYIAKVHDKKEK; via the coding sequence ATGCAGCAAGTAGGGTTTGGTGCTTGGAACTGGGTAGCAGTTATTGCTTACCTTGTCGTTATGTTATTAATCGGGGCTTATTTTACGAAACGCGCGAGTCAAAATACAGATAGTTTTTTTACTGCAAGTGGTAGACTACCGTCTTGGGCAGTAGGCTTTTCTATTTATGCTACAACATTAAGTGCGATTACTTTTATGTCGACACCTGAAAAGGCGTTTTTGACGGACTGGTCATATATAGCAGGTAATATAGCAATTGTCGCTATTATTCCATTGCTTATTTATTTCTATGTACCATTCTTCAAAAAGTTAAAAGTGACATCGGCATATGAATATTTAGAAGCGAGATTTGGACCTAGCGTCCGTGTTATTGGGTCATTACTTTTTGTATTCTTTCATTTAGGAAGAGTTGCTATCGTTATTTATTTACCGACACTTGCAATTACAGCAGTATCAGATATGAATCCATATGTCGTTGCAAGTTTAGTAGGTATCTTATGTATACTATATACATTCTTAGGTGGTTTTGAAGGCGTTGTATGGAGTGATTTTATCCAGGGGGTCATTCTATTAGGTGGCGCAGCAGCTATAATTATCTTAGGCGTCATGCATATTCAAGGTGGTATGGGAACAGTTGTATCTGATGCGCTTGAACATAAAAAGGTTATTAGCGTAGATAATTGGAAATTTAACACTGCAGCGGCCGCTATTCCAATTATTTTTCTTGGAAATATTTTCAATAATTTACATCAGTACACAGCGAGTCAGGATGTTGTACAACGTTATCAGGCATCTGAGTCTATGAAAGAAACGAAAAAATCACTATGGATGAATGGGGCATTAGCATTAATATCAGCACCTTTATTTTATGGTATGGGGACAATGTTATATTCTTTCTATAATCATGAAAGTTCATTGCCTGAAGGATTTAATACATCTTCAATCGTCCCGTATTTTATTCTTACTGAAATGCCACCATTTATTGCAGGTCTACTAATTGCAGCGATATTTGCTGCAGCACAGTCTACAATTTCATCAAGTTTAAACTCAATATCAGCTTGTTTATCGGTAGACATCAAACATAGATTCTTTGGAAAAGGTGAAGAAAAGGATGAAGTAAGAACTGCGAGATGGATAATTATTATTTCAGGATTATTTGGATTTGGTATGTCTATTTATTTAATAGCTTCTGATTCAAATGATTTATGGGATCTATTCTTATTAATTACAGGGCTTGTGGGAGTACCATTAGCAGGAGTTTTTGCTGTAGGTATCTTTACAAGAAGAACAAATACATTTGGTGTTATAGTAGGATTAATATTGGGAATTATTTTTGCTTATATCTTTAATGGTATGGGCGGTGGCAACTCACCATTCTTTGTATCTATTATTTCATTTGGTGTTGCATTTATTTGTTCTTACATTATTAGTATTATTATACCTGGTGAACAAAAAGACATTAAAGGTTTAACAATTTATGATATTAAAGAAAGTACCAATTATATTGCGAAGGTTCATGATAAAAAAGAAAAGTAA
- a CDS encoding N-acetylneuraminate lyase: MEENFKGLYAALLVPFDEHGEVKEEGLKQIAKNAIETEGLDGLYVNGSSGENFLLSKEQKKQVFKVAKEAVNDDVTLIAQVGSLDLNEAIELGKYATELGYDAISAVTPFYYPFTFEEIKDYYFELIEATQNNLIIYAIPDLTGVNISIEQFAELFNHEKVIGVKYTAPNFFLLERIRKAFPDKLILSGFDEMLVQAAISGVDGAIGSTYNVNGKRARQIFEKAQNGQIDEAYQIQHDTNDIIETVLSMGIYSTLKEILATRGIDGGLPKRPFKPFNETNRSKLAKLIKDYNL; encoded by the coding sequence ATGGAAGAGAATTTTAAAGGGTTATATGCGGCATTATTAGTTCCGTTCGATGAACATGGTGAAGTGAAAGAAGAGGGGCTAAAACAAATTGCTAAAAATGCGATTGAAACTGAAGGCTTAGACGGTTTATATGTAAATGGCAGTTCAGGGGAAAACTTTTTACTAAGTAAAGAACAAAAGAAGCAAGTATTTAAAGTTGCGAAAGAAGCCGTTAATGATGACGTAACATTGATTGCGCAGGTAGGATCTTTAGATTTAAATGAAGCTATAGAATTAGGGAAATACGCTACAGAATTGGGTTATGATGCTATTTCTGCAGTTACACCATTTTATTATCCATTTACCTTCGAAGAAATCAAAGACTATTATTTTGAGCTAATTGAAGCGACACAAAATAACTTGATTATTTATGCGATTCCTGACCTTACAGGTGTCAATATTTCTATTGAACAATTTGCTGAACTATTTAATCATGAAAAAGTAATAGGTGTTAAGTATACTGCTCCAAACTTCTTTTTATTAGAACGTATACGTAAAGCTTTTCCTGATAAATTAATACTTTCTGGATTTGATGAAATGCTTGTACAGGCTGCGATTTCAGGTGTAGATGGAGCTATCGGTTCTACATATAACGTAAATGGTAAACGTGCAAGACAAATATTCGAAAAAGCACAAAACGGTCAGATTGATGAAGCTTATCAAATTCAACATGATACTAATGACATTATAGAAACGGTATTATCTATGGGGATATATTCTACATTAAAAGAAATTTTAGCGACACGTGGTATAGATGGTGGTTTACCGAAACGACCGTTTAAGCCATTTAATGAGACGAATAGAAGTAAATTAGCAAAGTTAATCAAAGACTATAACTTATAA
- a CDS encoding ROK family protein: MTNYKIAIDIGGTDIKAAVLDENLKFINYQRIPTPNNINEFIADAIFELVSHFKETYMIHPLQVGISSAGVINEEKGTVVYAGPTIPNFIGTNFHKLLSPLNAEVKVFNDVNAALLGELTLHDYEADNIFCLTLGTGIGGAFYNKVGHLYNGERNRANEIGYLLYKAQDRLTFEQRASTNALKFLMKTHALPYSDNVPKLFELAEQQDALAISILDRWSTHVAEGIAQIQIIYDPGLILIGGGISSQGTQLLNYITPKIEEFLPSNYGHAPVQTTQTQNYASLYGAISSFL, encoded by the coding sequence ATGACTAATTATAAAATAGCAATTGATATTGGAGGCACTGATATTAAAGCCGCTGTACTAGATGAAAATTTAAAGTTCATAAATTATCAAAGAATACCTACACCAAATAACATCAATGAATTTATTGCTGATGCAATCTTTGAACTTGTGTCTCATTTTAAAGAAACTTATATGATACATCCTTTGCAAGTGGGGATTTCTAGTGCGGGTGTCATCAATGAAGAAAAAGGAACTGTAGTATATGCTGGTCCTACGATTCCAAACTTTATTGGTACAAACTTTCATAAATTACTTTCACCATTAAACGCAGAAGTAAAAGTATTTAATGATGTTAATGCTGCACTACTAGGAGAGCTGACTTTACATGATTATGAAGCAGATAATATTTTTTGCCTTACATTGGGGACAGGTATAGGAGGAGCTTTTTACAATAAAGTTGGTCACTTGTACAATGGGGAGCGTAATAGAGCCAACGAAATCGGTTACTTATTATATAAAGCACAAGATAGATTAACGTTTGAGCAACGCGCTTCAACTAATGCATTGAAGTTTCTAATGAAAACACATGCATTACCTTATTCAGATAATGTACCCAAACTTTTTGAATTAGCTGAGCAACAAGATGCATTAGCAATCTCCATTCTCGACCGGTGGAGTACACATGTCGCAGAAGGCATTGCACAAATTCAAATTATTTACGATCCAGGGTTAATTTTGATTGGTGGCGGTATATCTTCTCAAGGCACACAATTATTAAATTATATCACCCCTAAAATTGAAGAATTTTTACCTTCAAATTATGGTCACGCACCTGTGCAAACAACTCAAACCCAAAATTACGCCTCGTTATATGGTGCAATATCTAGTTTTTTATAA
- a CDS encoding MurR/RpiR family transcriptional regulator has product MKFENRVQRYRHLFTKTDKQIVEYIQSNQFDDAFSTINSLAHAIGTSPATITRFSNKLDYDNFQDLKFNLQQEMTDNVIENSPLIQRIHKYHQDIIQQTGEFISDEKIQRLVNQIMRSRQIIYAGLGSSGLSATEFYYRMMRMGLKGNVSTDAHQMKIFASLLTASDTFVAISNSGETTELIAAAEVAHERGAFVVAITNYEGSALTQCADLVLITTDQSRINDTRFINTQIATLFLIDIVSYLLLDDDYMQNVYQHTKKIILNE; this is encoded by the coding sequence ATCGTGTGCAACGTTATCGACACTTATTTACGAAAACAGACAAGCAAATCGTTGAATACATTCAAAGTAATCAATTTGATGATGCTTTTTCGACGATTAATTCATTGGCGCATGCTATAGGCACGTCACCAGCCACTATTACGCGCTTTAGTAATAAATTAGATTATGATAACTTTCAAGACTTAAAGTTTAATTTGCAACAAGAAATGACAGACAATGTTATAGAAAATAGCCCACTTATACAACGTATTCATAAATACCATCAAGATATTATTCAACAGACAGGCGAGTTTATTTCTGATGAAAAAATTCAAAGGTTAGTAAATCAAATTATGCGTAGCCGACAAATTATTTATGCTGGACTAGGGAGTTCAGGACTGTCTGCAACTGAATTTTATTATCGTATGATGCGCATGGGATTAAAAGGGAATGTATCAACAGATGCACACCAAATGAAAATTTTTGCATCATTATTAACGGCTTCTGATACATTTGTAGCTATTTCAAATAGTGGGGAAACTACTGAACTTATTGCAGCAGCAGAAGTCGCTCATGAACGCGGGGCATTTGTTGTGGCAATTACAAATTACGAGGGCAGTGCGTTAACACAATGTGCAGATTTAGTATTAATAACGACAGACCAGTCTAGAATTAATGATACAAGGTTTATTAATACACAAATAGCAACGCTTTTCTTAATTGACATTGTAAGTTATTTGTTATTGGATGATGATTATATGCAAAACGTCTATCAGCATACCAAAAAAATTATATTAAACGAATAG